In a genomic window of Quercus lobata isolate SW786 chromosome 4, ValleyOak3.0 Primary Assembly, whole genome shotgun sequence:
- the LOC115983257 gene encoding receptor-like protein 56 isoform X2, which translates to MELGRFWWWVVLILVQLGMNGCFGCWEQEKAALLQLKASMNFTADIDYLPTWNSTHKKSDCCDWEGVKCDNTTGRVIQLYLNYTIGWSGEDWCLNASLFLPFEELQYLDLFGDQISRWIPNEGFERFSALRKLEMLDLANNHFNNNILSSLSGISSLKILDLSGNILNGSFHIPAFSNLEELYLGGNEIDDFVTTTTKGSNNLPKLQVLELDQNKVNARIFKSLTTFTSLKILRMGGNNLEGSFTTEGWCELKKLQEIDLSNNNFEGRLPSCMANLTSLRVLDLSNNHFNGNSVQSPLSSLTSLEYLSFSYNNFSIPSTLSFLSNLSNLKILLSDNNILALEPDSLTWIPTFQLKVFILSSCSINIHNRTPPRFLHYQYDLRVINLSHNKFAGQFPNWLLENNTRLETFSVNNNSFTGSFMVPYDIRPNILSIDISDNHLHGPIPTNLGLIFPNLESLKMSRNEFEGSIPSSFGNMAFLKNLDLSENHFSGTIPMHFIMGCYNLELLLLSNNSFSGQIFPANSNWTNLASLHLDNNHFSGTLPTWMGNMTYLDDIVMAKNHFEGPIPIELCKLVYLRFLDLSDNNLFGSVPSCFNSSSIRFFQLNKNCLSGPIPSSFQNNSNLVTLNLRDNHLTGNIPNWIGSLSSLRILLLKANHLRGQIPIQVCLLQNLNILDLSYNKFSGLIPHCLSNITFNASAHDPSLSGLYSGGAYPLGLSSYLNTKSIIFEHLPYGINTFDGVVKDEEEAEFTTKTRTYSYKGDILEYMFGIDLSCNNLAGKIPLELGRMSNIRALNLSHNNLSGPIPVTFSNLKQIESLDLSYNNLNGKIPPQLTEMTSLAVFSVAHNNLLGTTPDRKNQFITFDESSYEGNPLLCGPPLRNSCTKMRPPSTMPVDNEGEEGDIFMDMGVFYISFVVAYITILFGIVAVLYINPYWRRAWFYLIEVCIDTCYCFVVVHYHKLFDFRLA; encoded by the exons atggaGTTGGGACGTTTTTGGTGGTGGGTAGTGTTAATTTTGGTTCAATTAGGTATGAATGGGTGCTTTGGTTGCTGGGAGCAAGAGAAAGCAGCTCTCTTGCAACTCAAAGCTTCCATGAACTTCACAGCTGATATAGATTATTTGCCAACTTGGAATTCAACCCACAAAAAGAGTGATTGCTGTGATTGGGAGGGAGTGAAGTGCGACAACACTACGGGGCGTGTAATCCAACTTTATCTTAATTATACGATTGGTTGGAGTGGGGAAGATTGGTGTTTAAATGCCTCTTTGTTTCTTCCCTTTGAAGAGCTCCAGTACCTCGATTTGTTTGGTGATCAGATTAGTAGATGGATCCCAAATGAAG GTTTTGAAAGATTCTCAGCGTTGCGCAAGCTGGAGATGCTTGACTTGGCTAATAATCATTTCAACAACAACATCCTGTCATCGCTCAGTGGAATTTCTTCGCTGAAGATACTAGATTTGAGTGGAAATATATTGAATGGATCATTCCACATCCCAG caTTTAGCAACTTGGAGGAGCTCTACTTGGGTGGCAATGAGATCGATGACTTcgtgacaacaacaacaaaag GTTCAAACAACTTACCTAAGCTGCAAGTCCTAGAGTTGGATCAGAACAAAGTTAATGCACGAATTTTCAAGTCATTGACCACCTTCACATCATTGAAGATCTTAAGAATGGGAGGAAACAATTTGGAAGGATCGTTTACAACTGAAG GCTGGTGTGAACTTAAGAAGCTCCAAGAGATAGACCTCAGCAACAATAATTTTGAAGGGAGACTACCTTCATGTATGGCAAACTTGACATCACTCCGGGTATTGGATCTCTCTAACAATCACTTCAATGGGAACAGTGTCCAGTCTCCACTATCAAGTTTGACATCACTTGAGTACCTTTCTTTCTCATATAACAACTTCTCGATCCCATCCACATTGTCCTTCCTTTCCAACCTCTCAAATCTTAAGATCCTATTAAGTGATAACAATATATTAGCTTTGGAACCTGACTCCCTTACTTGGATTCCAACCTTCCAATTAAAGGTTTTCATTTTGTCAAGTTGCTCAATTAACATTCACAATAGGACACCTCCCAGATTTCTCCATTACCAATATGATTTGCGAGTAATTAATCTCTCTCACAACAAGTTTGCTGGGCAGTTTCCTAACTGGTTGTTAGAGAACAATACAAGATTGGAGACCTTTTCTGTAAATAATAACTCTTTCACGGGGTCTTTTATGGTGCCATATGATATCCGTCCCAACATTTTGAGCATAGATATTTCTGATAATCACTTACATGGTCCAATTCCCACAAACCTCGgtttaatttttccaaatttagaATCTTTAAAAATGTCTAGAAATGAATTTGAAGGCAgtattccttcttcttttgggaATATGGCTTTCTTAAAGAATCTAGACTTGTCTGAGAATCATTTCTCAGGAACCATACCAATGCATTTCATAATGGGTTGCTACAATTTAGAATTACTCCTATTATCAAACAATAGCTTCAGTGGCCAAATATTTCCTGCCAATTCTAATTGGACTAATCTAGCAAGTTTACATTTGGACAACAATCACTTCTCAGGCACGCTTCCAACATGGATGGGGAACATGACATATTTAGACGATATTGTTATGgccaaaaatcattttgaagGTCCTATTCCAATTGAGTTATGCAAACTCGTTTATCTTAGATTTCTTGACCTTTCTGACAACAATCTTTTTGGCTCTGTTCCATCTTGCTTCAATTCCTCAAGTATCcgtttttttcaattaaataaaaattgcttGAGCGGTCCAATTCCAAGTTCTTTCCAAAACAACTCCAATCTAGTTACACTGAATCTTCGAGATAACCATCTAACTGGAAACATTCCCAATTGGATTGGCAGCCTCTCATCATTGAGAATTCTCCTCTTGAAAGCGAATCATTTAAGAGGTCAAATTCCAATTCAAGTATGCCTTTTGCAGAATTTGAACATTTTGGATCTTTcctacaataaattttcaggTCTAATTCCTCATTGCTTGAGTAACATTACTTTTAATGCATCTGCCCATGATCCTTCTTTAAGTGGTCTATATTCAGGGGGAGCTTATCCATTGGGTTTGTCATCATATTTGAACACAAAGTCTATAATTTTCGAACATCTGCCTTATGGTATAAATACGTTTGACGGAGTTgtgaaagatgaagaagaagcagagtTCACAACAAAAACTAGAACTTACTCCTACAAGGGTGACATCCTCGAGTACATGTTTGGAATTGACCTCTCATGCAACAACCTAGCAGGTAAAATCCCACTGGAACTCGGTAGGATGAGCAACATTCGTGCATTGAACTTGTCACACAACAATCTATCAGGACCAATCCCAGTAACATTCTCAAATCTAAAGCAAATAGAAAGTCTGGATCTTTCCTACAACAATTTGAACGGCAAAATTCCACCTCAGTTGACCGAAATGACCTCTCTAGCGGTCTTTAGTGTGGCACACAACAACTTATTAGGCACAACACCCGACAGAAAAAATCAATTCATTACTTTTGATGAAAGCAGTTATGAGGGGAACCCTCTCCTGTGTGGACCTCCATTACGGAATAGTTGCACCAAAATGAGACCACCATCTACAATGCCAGTGGATAATGAAGGGGAAGAAGGTGATATTTTCATGGACATGGGTGTCTTCTACATAAGCTTTGTGGTGGCTTACATAACAATCCTGTTCGGAATTGTTGCAGTTCTTTACATAAATCCATACTGGCGTAGGGCGTGGTTTTACCTCATTGAAGTGTGTATTGACACTTGCTACTGTTTTGTTGTGGTTCATTACCATAAGTTGTTTGATTTCAGGCTTGCATAG
- the LOC115983257 gene encoding receptor-like protein 13 isoform X1 yields MELGRFWWWVVLILVQLGMNGCFGCWEQEKAALLQLKASMNFTADIDYLPTWNSTHKKSDCCDWEGVKCDNTTGRVIQLYLNYTIGWSGEDWCLNASLFLPFEELQYLDLFGDQISRWIPNEGFERFSALRKLEMLDLANNHFNNNILSSLSGISSLKILDLSGNILNGSFHIPAFSNLEELYLGGNEIDDFVTTTTKGSNNLPKLQVLELDQNKVNARIFKSLTTFTSLKILRMGGNNLEGSFTTEELSKLNNLEQLMLDGSSFDKSLLHKIGVMTSLNVLTMSYCGLNGTLPDQGWCELKKLQEIDLSNNNFEGRLPSCMANLTSLRVLDLSNNHFNGNSVQSPLSSLTSLEYLSFSYNNFSIPSTLSFLSNLSNLKILLSDNNILALEPDSLTWIPTFQLKVFILSSCSINIHNRTPPRFLHYQYDLRVINLSHNKFAGQFPNWLLENNTRLETFSVNNNSFTGSFMVPYDIRPNILSIDISDNHLHGPIPTNLGLIFPNLESLKMSRNEFEGSIPSSFGNMAFLKNLDLSENHFSGTIPMHFIMGCYNLELLLLSNNSFSGQIFPANSNWTNLASLHLDNNHFSGTLPTWMGNMTYLDDIVMAKNHFEGPIPIELCKLVYLRFLDLSDNNLFGSVPSCFNSSSIRFFQLNKNCLSGPIPSSFQNNSNLVTLNLRDNHLTGNIPNWIGSLSSLRILLLKANHLRGQIPIQVCLLQNLNILDLSYNKFSGLIPHCLSNITFNASAHDPSLSGLYSGGAYPLGLSSYLNTKSIIFEHLPYGINTFDGVVKDEEEAEFTTKTRTYSYKGDILEYMFGIDLSCNNLAGKIPLELGRMSNIRALNLSHNNLSGPIPVTFSNLKQIESLDLSYNNLNGKIPPQLTEMTSLAVFSVAHNNLLGTTPDRKNQFITFDESSYEGNPLLCGPPLRNSCTKMRPPSTMPVDNEGEEGDIFMDMGVFYISFVVAYITILFGIVAVLYINPYWRRAWFYLIEVCIDTCYCFVVVHYHKLFDFRLA; encoded by the exons atggaGTTGGGACGTTTTTGGTGGTGGGTAGTGTTAATTTTGGTTCAATTAGGTATGAATGGGTGCTTTGGTTGCTGGGAGCAAGAGAAAGCAGCTCTCTTGCAACTCAAAGCTTCCATGAACTTCACAGCTGATATAGATTATTTGCCAACTTGGAATTCAACCCACAAAAAGAGTGATTGCTGTGATTGGGAGGGAGTGAAGTGCGACAACACTACGGGGCGTGTAATCCAACTTTATCTTAATTATACGATTGGTTGGAGTGGGGAAGATTGGTGTTTAAATGCCTCTTTGTTTCTTCCCTTTGAAGAGCTCCAGTACCTCGATTTGTTTGGTGATCAGATTAGTAGATGGATCCCAAATGAAG GTTTTGAAAGATTCTCAGCGTTGCGCAAGCTGGAGATGCTTGACTTGGCTAATAATCATTTCAACAACAACATCCTGTCATCGCTCAGTGGAATTTCTTCGCTGAAGATACTAGATTTGAGTGGAAATATATTGAATGGATCATTCCACATCCCAG caTTTAGCAACTTGGAGGAGCTCTACTTGGGTGGCAATGAGATCGATGACTTcgtgacaacaacaacaaaag GTTCAAACAACTTACCTAAGCTGCAAGTCCTAGAGTTGGATCAGAACAAAGTTAATGCACGAATTTTCAAGTCATTGACCACCTTCACATCATTGAAGATCTTAAGAATGGGAGGAAACAATTTGGAAGGATCGTTTACAACTGAAG aGTTGAGCAAACTAAACAACCTTGAGCAGTTGATGTTGGATGGATCGTCATTTGATAAAAGTCTTCTTCATAAAATTGGAGTTATGACTTCTCTTAATGTATTGACAATGTCATACTGTGGACTGAATGGCACCTTACCTGACCAAG GCTGGTGTGAACTTAAGAAGCTCCAAGAGATAGACCTCAGCAACAATAATTTTGAAGGGAGACTACCTTCATGTATGGCAAACTTGACATCACTCCGGGTATTGGATCTCTCTAACAATCACTTCAATGGGAACAGTGTCCAGTCTCCACTATCAAGTTTGACATCACTTGAGTACCTTTCTTTCTCATATAACAACTTCTCGATCCCATCCACATTGTCCTTCCTTTCCAACCTCTCAAATCTTAAGATCCTATTAAGTGATAACAATATATTAGCTTTGGAACCTGACTCCCTTACTTGGATTCCAACCTTCCAATTAAAGGTTTTCATTTTGTCAAGTTGCTCAATTAACATTCACAATAGGACACCTCCCAGATTTCTCCATTACCAATATGATTTGCGAGTAATTAATCTCTCTCACAACAAGTTTGCTGGGCAGTTTCCTAACTGGTTGTTAGAGAACAATACAAGATTGGAGACCTTTTCTGTAAATAATAACTCTTTCACGGGGTCTTTTATGGTGCCATATGATATCCGTCCCAACATTTTGAGCATAGATATTTCTGATAATCACTTACATGGTCCAATTCCCACAAACCTCGgtttaatttttccaaatttagaATCTTTAAAAATGTCTAGAAATGAATTTGAAGGCAgtattccttcttcttttgggaATATGGCTTTCTTAAAGAATCTAGACTTGTCTGAGAATCATTTCTCAGGAACCATACCAATGCATTTCATAATGGGTTGCTACAATTTAGAATTACTCCTATTATCAAACAATAGCTTCAGTGGCCAAATATTTCCTGCCAATTCTAATTGGACTAATCTAGCAAGTTTACATTTGGACAACAATCACTTCTCAGGCACGCTTCCAACATGGATGGGGAACATGACATATTTAGACGATATTGTTATGgccaaaaatcattttgaagGTCCTATTCCAATTGAGTTATGCAAACTCGTTTATCTTAGATTTCTTGACCTTTCTGACAACAATCTTTTTGGCTCTGTTCCATCTTGCTTCAATTCCTCAAGTATCcgtttttttcaattaaataaaaattgcttGAGCGGTCCAATTCCAAGTTCTTTCCAAAACAACTCCAATCTAGTTACACTGAATCTTCGAGATAACCATCTAACTGGAAACATTCCCAATTGGATTGGCAGCCTCTCATCATTGAGAATTCTCCTCTTGAAAGCGAATCATTTAAGAGGTCAAATTCCAATTCAAGTATGCCTTTTGCAGAATTTGAACATTTTGGATCTTTcctacaataaattttcaggTCTAATTCCTCATTGCTTGAGTAACATTACTTTTAATGCATCTGCCCATGATCCTTCTTTAAGTGGTCTATATTCAGGGGGAGCTTATCCATTGGGTTTGTCATCATATTTGAACACAAAGTCTATAATTTTCGAACATCTGCCTTATGGTATAAATACGTTTGACGGAGTTgtgaaagatgaagaagaagcagagtTCACAACAAAAACTAGAACTTACTCCTACAAGGGTGACATCCTCGAGTACATGTTTGGAATTGACCTCTCATGCAACAACCTAGCAGGTAAAATCCCACTGGAACTCGGTAGGATGAGCAACATTCGTGCATTGAACTTGTCACACAACAATCTATCAGGACCAATCCCAGTAACATTCTCAAATCTAAAGCAAATAGAAAGTCTGGATCTTTCCTACAACAATTTGAACGGCAAAATTCCACCTCAGTTGACCGAAATGACCTCTCTAGCGGTCTTTAGTGTGGCACACAACAACTTATTAGGCACAACACCCGACAGAAAAAATCAATTCATTACTTTTGATGAAAGCAGTTATGAGGGGAACCCTCTCCTGTGTGGACCTCCATTACGGAATAGTTGCACCAAAATGAGACCACCATCTACAATGCCAGTGGATAATGAAGGGGAAGAAGGTGATATTTTCATGGACATGGGTGTCTTCTACATAAGCTTTGTGGTGGCTTACATAACAATCCTGTTCGGAATTGTTGCAGTTCTTTACATAAATCCATACTGGCGTAGGGCGTGGTTTTACCTCATTGAAGTGTGTATTGACACTTGCTACTGTTTTGTTGTGGTTCATTACCATAAGTTGTTTGATTTCAGGCTTGCATAG
- the LOC115983164 gene encoding chaperone protein dnaJ GFA2, mitochondrial-like yields MQQGPFMVQITCPQCHGEPEIVPPKYICKSCKGRRVVLGTKSVKLNIVPRVDNDETIKVSRSSGADPDGNQPGDLYIVIKVREDPVFRREGADIHVDAVLSITQAILGGTIQVPTLTGDVVLKVRSGTQPGQKVVLKKKGIKTRNSYSFGDQYVHFNVSIPSNLTPRQRELIEEFAKEDQGEYDKRATAGASG; encoded by the exons ATGCAACAGGGCCCATTTATGGTGCAGATTACTTGTCCTCAGTGTCATGGAGAACCGGAAATTGTGCCG cCTAAGTATATCTGCAAGTCATGTAAAGGAAGGCGAGTTGTATTAGGAACGAAGTCAGTCAAGCTTAATATTGTGCCaa GAGTAGACAATGATGAGACCATAAAGGTGAGTAGAAGTAGTGGAGCAGATCCTGATGGAAATCAACCTGGTGATCTTTATATTGTCATTAAG GTTCGCGAAGATCCTGTTTTCCGAAGAGAAGGTGCTGACATTCATGTTGATGCTGTTTTGAGTATTACTCAG GCAATTTTGGGGGGAACAATCCAAGTCCCAACTCTCACAGGAGATGTAGTCCTCAAG GTTCGCTCTGGCACCCAGCCTGGTCAGAAGGTAGttttgaagaagaaag GGATCAAGACAAGGAACTCTTACTCATTTGGTGATCAATATGTGCACTTCAATGTCAGCATTCCATC GAATTTGACCCCAAGGCAACGTGAATTGATTGAAGAGTTTGCCAAAGAAGATCAAGGGGAATATGATAAGCGTGCTACTGCTGGCGCATCAGGGTAA